Proteins found in one Falsirhodobacter algicola genomic segment:
- a CDS encoding phytoene/squalene synthase family protein, producing the protein MTDTTIAAAEQSIAKGSASFAAAARLFDRRTREDCVMLYAWCRHCDDVIDGQDHGMAQTATFREGQAQRLAELRQQTAQALAGTPEGPVFEALARVAERNAIPALHPNQLLDGFAMDVAERRYRTMQDLLDYCYHVAGVVGVMMAQIMGVRDPAVLDRASDLGIGFQLTNIARDVMEDRAAGRCYIPDELLTTRDRDDLYRAALRLLDEAEAYYDSALAGMGRLPPRSALAIAAARRVYRAIGLKLRGGGPAAWDRRISTTKAEKAAMFAAAPSDVLRSRFRAERPRQGLYQRPS; encoded by the coding sequence ATGACCGATACCACCATTGCCGCCGCCGAGCAGTCGATCGCCAAGGGATCGGCCAGCTTCGCCGCCGCCGCCCGCCTGTTCGATCGCCGCACGCGCGAGGATTGCGTGATGCTCTATGCGTGGTGCCGCCACTGCGACGATGTGATCGACGGGCAGGATCACGGCATGGCGCAGACCGCCACCTTCCGCGAGGGGCAGGCCCAGCGACTGGCCGAGCTGCGCCAGCAGACGGCACAGGCGCTGGCCGGCACCCCCGAAGGCCCCGTCTTCGAGGCGCTGGCCCGCGTGGCCGAGCGCAATGCCATTCCCGCGCTTCATCCCAATCAGCTTCTGGACGGCTTTGCCATGGATGTGGCCGAGCGGCGCTACCGCACGATGCAGGATCTTCTGGATTACTGCTATCACGTCGCGGGCGTCGTGGGGGTGATGATGGCGCAGATCATGGGGGTGCGCGATCCAGCGGTGCTGGATCGGGCCTCCGATCTGGGCATCGGGTTCCAGCTGACCAACATCGCGCGCGATGTGATGGAGGATCGGGCCGCCGGGCGCTGCTACATCCCCGACGAGCTTTTGACCACGCGCGACCGCGACGACCTCTATCGCGCGGCGCTGCGCCTTCTGGACGAGGCGGAGGCCTATTACGACAGCGCCCTTGCCGGGATGGGCCGCCTGCCGCCCCGCTCGGCCTTGGCCATCGCGGCGGCGCGGCGCGTCTATCGTGCGATCGGGCTGAAGCTGCGGGGGGGCGGCCCGGCGGCCTGGGATCGGCGCATCAGCACCACCAAAGCGGAAAAGGCGGCGATGTTCGCCGCCGCCCCTTCGGATGTGCTGCGCAGCCGGTTTCGGGCGGAACGCCCGCGGCAGGGGCTTTATCAGCGCCCTTCCTGA
- a CDS encoding sterol desaturase family protein yields the protein MTEWILPGVVIIATVGFMEWVAWAAHKYIMHGWGWGWHKSHHEETHGPFEMNDMYAVVFAVIAIGLFLVGHYLWGPATWFAIGVTLYGALYFIAHDGLVHKRWPFNYIPRKGYAKRLYQAHRLHHAVDGKDGCVSFGFIYARPVKELAQELGQNKRTNPDVVKDVQEGR from the coding sequence GTGACGGAATGGATCCTGCCGGGTGTCGTGATCATCGCGACGGTCGGCTTCATGGAATGGGTGGCATGGGCCGCCCATAAATACATCATGCACGGCTGGGGCTGGGGCTGGCACAAATCCCACCACGAAGAAACGCATGGCCCGTTCGAGATGAACGACATGTACGCCGTCGTCTTCGCGGTGATCGCGATCGGGCTGTTCCTCGTGGGCCACTATCTCTGGGGGCCGGCGACGTGGTTCGCGATCGGGGTGACGCTTTACGGGGCGCTGTATTTCATCGCCCATGACGGGCTGGTGCACAAACGCTGGCCGTTCAACTACATCCCCCGCAAGGGCTATGCCAAACGCCTCTATCAGGCGCATCGGCTGCATCATGCGGTGGATGGAAAGGACGGCTGCGTGTCCTTCGGTTTCATCTATGCACGGCCCGTGAAGGAGTTGGCGCAGGAACTGGGCCAGAACAAACGTACGAACCCCGATGTCGTGAAGGACGTTCAGGAAGGGCGCTGA
- a CDS encoding polyprenyl synthetase family protein → MNITPDLLHSGCHAERFAAFRLALERRMQTHMVPPAGAPARLMAASTGAIMASGKRMRPFLVHLAGAGAEDSDILDAGCALEMVHSASLILDDLPCMDDAALRRGQAASHVAYGEATAILGAVGLMNHAFGIVAGMGTDSARRVDLVAALSHAIGWAGLVAGQEYDVNGFAPEDRVGSTVLDRIARVNRMKTGVLLVAAVEMGSILAGHGIARRQHLRRFAEDLGQAFQIADDLGDVTKTAEEFGKDVGKDEGKATLVAELGTDRALRRCLDLLLRAQHSLDAADVDSGPWQWMIGQVFDRDLLAARVSAPRDERVTQ, encoded by the coding sequence ATGAACATCACGCCAGATCTACTGCACAGCGGCTGCCATGCCGAGCGCTTCGCCGCCTTCCGCCTTGCGCTGGAGCGGCGGATGCAGACGCATATGGTGCCGCCCGCGGGCGCACCGGCGCGGCTGATGGCGGCCTCCACGGGGGCGATCATGGCGTCGGGCAAGCGGATGCGGCCGTTTCTGGTGCATCTGGCCGGGGCAGGGGCCGAGGATTCGGACATCCTCGATGCCGGCTGCGCCTTGGAGATGGTGCATTCGGCCTCGCTGATTCTGGACGATCTGCCCTGCATGGATGATGCGGCACTTCGGCGCGGGCAGGCGGCCTCGCATGTGGCCTATGGCGAGGCGACGGCGATTCTGGGCGCGGTCGGGCTGATGAACCACGCCTTCGGCATCGTGGCGGGCATGGGCACGGATTCGGCGCGGCGGGTCGATCTGGTGGCGGCGCTGTCCCATGCGATCGGCTGGGCGGGCCTCGTGGCTGGGCAGGAATACGACGTGAACGGTTTCGCCCCCGAGGATCGGGTGGGTTCCACCGTGCTGGACCGCATCGCCCGCGTGAACCGCATGAAGACGGGCGTCCTTCTGGTCGCGGCGGTGGAGATGGGGTCGATCCTTGCGGGGCATGGCATCGCGCGGCGCCAGCATCTGCGCCGCTTTGCCGAAGATTTGGGCCAGGCCTTCCAGATCGCCGACGATCTGGGGGACGTGACCAAGACGGCCGAGGAATTCGGCAAGGATGTGGGCAAGGACGAAGGCAAGGCGACGCTGGTGGCCGAACTGGGGACCGACCGGGCCCTGCGCCGCTGCCTCGACCTGCTGCTGCGGGCCCAGCATTCGCTGGATGCGGCGGATGTGGATTCGGGGCCGTGGCAATGGATGATCGGACAGGTGTTCGATCGTGACCTGCTGGCGGCGCGGGTGTCGGCGCCGCGGGACGAAAGGGTGACGCAGTGA
- the fni gene encoding type 2 isopentenyl-diphosphate Delta-isomerase, which translates to MTSQRKSQHLDIVLEGRAAGDGRTGLESVRFAHVALPELHLDRIDLSTVFLGRKIALPFLVSSMTGGPARAAAINARLAQACQAARVPLAVGSQRVALEAGDAGGLDRGLRAAAPDIPILANLGAAQLNLGYGAEQALRAVEAIEADALIIHLNPLQEALQPEGDRDWRGLTARIGALVRALPVPVIIKEVGAGLSAAVIRTLSDEGVAIFDVAGSGGTSWAAVEGARAAHPRDAAIAAAFADWGIPTATALRQARDMCPKATIIASGGLTTGLDAARAIRLGADLAGFAATLLPAALHSAEAVEETFAVLEGQLRVACFCTGSPDLTALRKAALL; encoded by the coding sequence ATGACCAGCCAGCGCAAGTCGCAGCATCTGGACATCGTGCTGGAAGGGCGGGCCGCGGGCGACGGCCGGACCGGCCTCGAATCCGTGCGTTTCGCGCATGTGGCGCTGCCGGAACTGCATCTGGACCGGATCGATCTTTCGACGGTCTTTCTGGGCCGCAAGATTGCGCTGCCCTTTCTCGTCAGTTCCATGACCGGGGGGCCGGCGCGGGCGGCGGCGATCAACGCACGTCTGGCACAGGCCTGTCAGGCGGCGCGCGTGCCGCTGGCCGTCGGATCGCAGCGCGTCGCGCTGGAGGCGGGGGATGCGGGCGGGCTGGATCGCGGGTTGCGCGCCGCCGCCCCGGACATTCCGATCCTCGCCAATCTGGGCGCGGCGCAATTGAACCTCGGCTATGGGGCCGAACAGGCGCTGCGCGCCGTGGAGGCGATCGAGGCCGACGCCCTGATCATCCACCTCAACCCCCTGCAAGAGGCGCTTCAGCCCGAGGGCGACCGCGATTGGCGTGGGCTGACGGCGCGAATCGGTGCGCTGGTGCGCGCGCTTCCGGTGCCGGTGATCATCAAAGAGGTGGGTGCAGGCCTCTCCGCCGCCGTGATCCGCACCCTGTCGGACGAAGGGGTCGCGATCTTCGATGTGGCCGGCAGCGGCGGCACCAGTTGGGCCGCGGTGGAGGGCGCACGCGCCGCCCACCCGCGCGACGCCGCCATCGCGGCGGCCTTCGCCGATTGGGGCATCCCCACCGCCACCGCCCTGCGTCAGGCGCGCGACATGTGCCCCAAGGCCACGATCATCGCCTCGGGCGGGCTAACGACGGGGCTGGATGCGGCGCGGGCCATCCGCCTGGGCGCGGATCTGGCGGGCTTTGCCGCCACGCTGCTGCCAGCCGCCCTTCACAGTGCCGAGGCGGTGGAGGAGACCTTCGCCGTGCTGGAGGGGCAACTGCGCGTCGCCTGCTTCTGCACCGGATCGCCCGATCTGACCGCGCTGCGCAAGGCCGCCCTGCTCTGA